Proteins from one Flammeovirgaceae bacterium genomic window:
- a CDS encoding response regulator transcription factor encodes MSARILLVEDDPALGFVIKDNLVHKQYEVTLCEDGEEAYQQFLRQPYDLCILDVMLPKRDGFSLAQSFRAKNRDIPILFVTAKGLIEDKIAGFESGGDDYIVKPFNMEELLYRIEVFLRRGTTTAREASFALGAYQFDGQRITLAHGQEKKTLTQKEAEILKLLYHNKHRVLKRDEILKTIWGDDDYFMGRSLDVFISKLRKYLRHDPSVQIVNYHGVGFRLEIG; translated from the coding sequence ATGAGCGCTAGGATATTGTTGGTGGAAGACGACCCTGCGCTGGGCTTTGTAATAAAAGACAACCTTGTGCACAAGCAATATGAGGTAACGTTGTGCGAAGACGGGGAAGAAGCCTATCAGCAGTTTCTCCGTCAACCATACGACTTGTGCATTCTGGACGTAATGCTTCCCAAAAGGGACGGGTTTTCATTGGCCCAATCGTTTCGGGCCAAAAACCGGGACATCCCCATCTTGTTCGTTACCGCTAAGGGATTGATCGAGGACAAAATCGCGGGGTTTGAAAGTGGGGGGGACGATTACATCGTAAAGCCTTTTAACATGGAAGAGTTGCTCTACAGGATAGAGGTCTTTCTCAGAAGGGGCACCACCACCGCACGGGAGGCTTCCTTCGCCCTGGGGGCGTACCAGTTTGACGGGCAAAGGATTACATTGGCCCACGGCCAGGAAAAAAAGACGCTTACGCAAAAAGAGGCCGAAATCCTCAAATTGCTTTACCACAACAAACACCGTGTTTTAAAACGGGACGAGATACTGAAAACGATTTGGGGGGACGATGATTATTTTATGGGCAGGAGCCTTGATGTTTTCATTTCCAAACTTAGGAAATACCTTAGGCACGACCCCTCGGTGCAGATCGTCAACTACCATGGGGTTGGGTTTCGCCTTGAGATCGGTTAG